A region of Takifugu rubripes chromosome 6, fTakRub1.2, whole genome shotgun sequence DNA encodes the following proteins:
- the sgsm1b gene encoding small G protein signaling modulator 1 — MFFPVTETETRQKLLRNVKKEVKQIMEEAVTRKFVHADSSHIISFCAVVEACVLHGLKRRIAGLLCSNKVAALFMKVAKSFTPAEELCRKVQELEQLIENSKHNNSLNNERFRQSKLANLPPQAMKHLWIRTALMEKLLDKIVLYLVENSSAFYEKEAMLMDPVDGPILASLLVGPCALEYTKVKTADHFWTDPSADELVQRHRIHSGHCRQDSPSRRPALIQKRQSSGSMDDRPLMWAKEYVESLHQNSRAALLFGKNNVLVQPRDDMEAIPGYLSLHQTADLMTLKWTPNQLMNGNVGELDSEKSVYWDYAMTIRLEEIVYLHCHQQVNSGGTVVLVSQDGIQRPPLHFPKGGHLLQFLTCLETGLLPHGQLDPPLWNQRGKGKVFPKLRKRSPHGSCDSVSDKEDDEATDYVFRILFPGNQMEFMALELIEQGVNMWQPTPRKSSCSSCSQNGSSDGSLPNGCNQERAPLKLLCDTMKYQIISRAFYGWLAYCRHLSTVRIHLSALVNTTIVDPDVPGDAQGGLSLEVWEKILKDSSAYEEKEIYRLVYFGGVAASLRKEVWPFLLGHYQFNMNEKCRLEIDEKMRAMYEQTMRDWRGCEAIVRQREREKHAEALARCSSGASVERGPVQRDSTISTDSSLSSSSEQHNTNSQSDSSNAQVFESVEAVNPIELGADEEAAQQGAQLKDAPQLSSCRQPSPTLSDQYNGSENSPLPAEAVVESAEASNISTTPAVGEDIVEQHKNEIPEMGSENKTAKRCRVSDGSDSRLLCPQEENMPDVLRESNAAETNSRSAPEKTNVLKLETEIRNEYFQAPPLGETLAFQAPKNKCDQASDPKENNLGPSSNASAAESECKEATATFSELAECKKIAEIPSEKPGSNSPVRQVLNALQSLSQSRQSPDTADSDDSPSALEMEDIPIGTCVTSEDLHSRPLVGLAQPLVSFSLKEKMASEDLVLDRHLDTDCNTSPEGTDLGLSEEEPEMENVLAEPESAEMGREGKRESSGERVYSQETLDMYLINLHRIDKDVRRCDRQYWYFTTENLEKLRNIMCSYVWQHLDTGYVQGMCDLLAPLLVILDDEVMAFSCFTELMKRMNQNFPHGGAMDSHFANMRSLIQILDSELFELMQQNGDYTHFYFCYRWFLLDFKREMVYDDVFSLWETIWAAKHTSSEHFVLFVALALVEMYRDIILENNMDFTDIIKFFNEMAERHNVPQVLMMARDLVLKVQTLIENK, encoded by the exons ATGTTTTTCCCCGTCACGGAGACCGAGACGCGTCAGAAGCTGCTGCGCAACGTGAAGAAAGAG GTGAAACAAATCATGGAGGAGGCAGTGACCAGGAAATTTGTGCACGCCGACAGCAGCCACATCATATCCTTCTGTG CTGTTGTGGAGGCCTGCGTGCTCCACGGACTCAAGCGCCGTATCGCGGGCCTGCTCTGCAGCAACAAGGTTGCGGCACTTTTTATGAAGGTGGCGAAAAGCTTTACGCCTGCGGAAGAACTGTGCCGCAAggtccaggagctggagcagctgatTGAAAACAG CAAGCATAACAATTCTCTGAACAATGAGCGATTTCGGCAATCCAAGTTGGCCAACCTCCCTCCTCAAGCGATGAAACACCTGTGGATCCGAACAGCACTGATGGAGAAGCTTCTGGACAAAATTGTCCTGTACTTAGTGGAGAACAGCAG tgCTTTTTATGAGAAAGAAGCCATGCTGATGGACCCGGTGGATGGCCCAATACTTGCATCTCTATTAG TTGGTCCTTGTGCTCTGGAGTACACCAAAGTTAAGACGGCAGACCATTTCTGGACGGACCCCTCAGCCGATGAGCTTGTCCAGCGGCATCGCATCCACAGCGGCCACTGTCGGCAGGATTCACCCTCCAGACGACCCGCCCTG ATCCAGAAGAGACAGTCCAGTGGCAGCATGGATGATCGTCCTCTCATGTGGGCTAAGGAGTATGTGGAGTCGCTGCACCAAAACTCCAGAGCTGCACTTCTGTTTGGAAAGAACAATGTGCTAGTCCAGCCA AGAGATGACATGGAGGCCATTCCGGGCTATCTGTCACTGCATCAAACCGCAGACCTCATGACGCTGAAATGGACACCAAATCAGCTGATGAATGGAAACGTGGGAGAGCTCGATTCTGAAAAAAG TGTATACTGGGATTATGCCATGACGATTCGTTTGGAGGAGATCGTGTATCTCCACTGTCACCAGCAAG TTAACAGTGGCGGGACAGTAGTTTTGGTGAGCCAGGACGGCATCCAGAGACCACCTCTGCATTTTCCTAAAGGgggccacctcctccagttTCTCACCTGCTTGGAAACCGGCCTGCTGCCTCACGGACAACTGGACCCCCCACTCTGGAATCAGAGGGGAAAG GGAAAAGTGTTCCCCAAACTGCGAAAGAGGAGCCCGCACGGCTCGTGTGATTCTGTATCGGAcaaagaagatgatgaagcaACCGATTATGTGTTCCGGATCCTGTTTCCTGGCAATCAGATGGAGTTCA TGGCCCTGGAGCTGATCGAACAGGGTGTGAACATGTGGCAGCCGACTCCCAGAAAGTCCTCTTGTTCTTCCTGCTCGCAGAACGGCTCCTCCGACGGCTCCCTTCCTAATGGCTGCAACCAGGAAAG GGCTCCCTTAAAGCTCCTCTGTGACACAATGAAGTACCAGATAATCTCACGCGCTTTCTACGGCT GGCTCGCATACTGTCGTCATCTGTCTACAGTCCGTATTCACCTTTCCGCTCTGGTCAACACCACCATTGTTGATCCCGATGTGCCCGGTGACGCTCAAGGAGGTCTTTCATTGGAGGTCTGGGAGAAGATCCTCAAGGACAGCTCT GCCTATGAGGAGAAGGAGATATACAGGCTTGTGTATTTTGGTGGTGTGGCTGCTTCGCTACGTAAAGAGGTCTGGCCCTTCCTCCTGGGGCACTACCAGTTCAACATGAATGAGAAATGTCGGCTGGAG ATTGATGAGAAGATGCGGGCAATGTATGAGCAGACCATGAGGGATTGGCGTGGTTGTGAGGCCATCGTCCgccagagggagagggagaaacacGCCGAGGCTCTTGCCAGATGTTCATCTGGAGCCAGCGTGGAAAGAGGGCCGGTGCAGCGCGACTCCACCATCAGCACGGAT TCATCATTAAGCAGCAGCTCCGAACAACATAATACTAATTCCCAAAGTGATTCCAGCAACGCACAG GTTTTTGAATCAGTCGAAGCCGTCAATCCGATTGAGCTGGGAGCAGATGAAGAGGCAGCACAGCAGGGTGCTCAACTCAAAGACGCCCCACAACTTTCGTCTTGCAGACAGCCATCTCCTACTCTGTCAGATCAGTACAATGGGTCAGAAAACAGCCCTCTCCCTGCAGAGGCAGTTGTAGAGTCAGCAGAAGCATCAAACATTTCCACAACACCGGCAGTAGGGGAGGACATAGTGGAGCAGCATAAGAATGAGATTCCAGAGATGGGATCAGAGAACAAGACGGCAAAGCGCTGCAGAGTCAGTGACGGGTCTGACTCCAGGTTACTCTGCCCCCAAGAGGAAAATATGCCTGATGTGCTGCGTGAGTCAAACGCTGCAGAAACAAATTCAAGATCGGCTCCAGAGAAGACAAACGTCCTAAAGTTGGAAACGGAGATCCGGAATGAATACTTCCAGGCACCACCGCTTGGGGAGACCTTGGCTTTTCAAGCACCCAAGAACAAATGTGATCAGGCATCAGACCCGAAAGAAAATAACCTCGGCCCATCGTCAAACGCCAGCGCTGCAGAGTCGGAATGTAAAGAAGCCACGGCAACCTTTTCCGAGTTAGCTGAATGTAAGAAAATTGCAGAAATTCCTTCAGAGAAACCTGGTTCAAATTCGCCAGTCAGACAAGTACTGAACGCTCTGCAGTCGCTATCGCAGTCTCGCCAATCTCCTGACACAGCAGACTCCGACGACTCTCCTTCAGCCCTGGAAATGGAGGACATACCCATAGGGACATGCGTGACCTCTGAGGATTTACATTCCAGGCCTCTAGTGGGCCTCGCTCAGCCACTCGTCTCCTTTTCACTTAAAGAGAAAATGGCATCGGAGGACCTGGTCTTGGACCGTCATCTGGACACAGACTGCAACACCAGTCCCGAGGGCACTGACCTGGGCCTTTCCGAAGAAGAACCAGAGATGGAAAATGTCCTCGCTGAGCCAGAATCTGCAGAAATGGGCAGGGAGGGTAAACGGGAAAGTTCAGGAGAACGAGTTTACTCC CAAGAGACCCTGGACATGTACTTGATCAATCTGCATCGCATTGACAAAGACGTCAGACGCTGTGACAGACAATACTGGTACTTCACCACTGAAAACCTGGAGAAGCTGCGGAACATCATGTGCAG TTATGTGTGGCAGCATTTGGACACGGGTTACGTCCAAGGCATGTGCGACCTGCTGGCTCCCCTGCTGGTTATCCTGGATGACG AGGTCATGGCCTTTAGCTGCTTCACCgagctgatgaagaggatgaaccAGAACTTCCCCCACGGAGGTGCCATGGACTCTCACTTTGCGAACATGCGTTCTCTCATCCAA ATTCTGGATTCTGAGCTGTTTGAGCTGATGCAGCAGAACGGAGACTACACCCACTTCTACTTCTGCTACCGGTGGTTTCTGCTCGACTTTAAAAGAG AGATGGTCTACGACGACGTGTTCTCCTTGTGGGAAACCATCTGGGCAGCCAAGCACACGTCCTCGGAACACTTTGTGCTCTTTGTCGCCCTGGCCCTCGTGGAAATGTACAGAGATATCATCCTGGAAAACAACATGGATTTCACTGACATCATCAAGTTTTTTAATG AAATGGCAGAGAGACACAACGTCCCGCAGGTGCTGATGATGGCTCGAGACTTGGTCCTCAAAGTGCAGACGCTCATAGAAAACAAGTGA